In a single window of the Pontibacter russatus genome:
- a CDS encoding OmpA family protein: MKKLLVTLVFCLSFVVLQAQCPEGLITSEKNLIKNGDFEESEANFKTDYIQHTVGEAGRFAILSNPKSLYLHFVGKSDGKFMAVDGSTGANKIVWQQEIEVKENTVYFFSTWVSNLLKLNPAVLQFSINGKLIGKPFHTPAEQGVWKQFFVNWDSGDNKKATITIVSQNLDSNGNDFGLDRIKFYECVASSLEAQLTEMEQGKVIELRNVLFETASSKIAKSSFSELNLLTKYLQDNPSVEIEIAGHTDSVGDESYNLRLSQDRADAIGKYLIDKGTEAKRLTMKGYGKEVPVASNETMEGRQKNRRVEFRITKL, translated from the coding sequence ATGAAAAAGCTTCTGGTGACGCTGGTCTTCTGCCTCTCCTTTGTAGTTCTTCAGGCACAGTGCCCGGAAGGATTGATCACAAGTGAGAAAAATCTGATAAAGAACGGAGATTTTGAAGAATCTGAAGCGAATTTCAAAACGGATTATATACAACACACCGTAGGAGAAGCAGGCAGATTCGCGATTCTCAGCAACCCAAAGTCACTTTATTTACATTTTGTCGGCAAAAGCGATGGAAAATTCATGGCGGTGGACGGTTCTACGGGTGCCAATAAAATAGTCTGGCAGCAGGAAATTGAGGTAAAAGAAAACACAGTTTATTTCTTCTCAACTTGGGTATCCAATCTGCTTAAGTTGAATCCTGCCGTGTTACAGTTTTCCATCAACGGCAAACTCATAGGCAAACCTTTCCATACCCCAGCTGAGCAAGGGGTGTGGAAGCAATTTTTTGTTAACTGGGATTCAGGGGATAACAAGAAGGCTACCATTACTATCGTCAGCCAAAACCTTGATTCGAATGGGAACGACTTTGGCCTGGACCGCATTAAATTCTATGAATGTGTAGCGTCCTCTCTGGAGGCACAGCTAACGGAGATGGAGCAGGGCAAGGTAATAGAACTGAGAAATGTGTTGTTTGAAACTGCGAGCTCAAAAATAGCCAAATCATCTTTCTCAGAGCTCAACCTGTTAACAAAGTACCTGCAGGACAACCCTTCTGTAGAAATAGAAATAGCAGGGCACACCGATAGCGTCGGCGACGAAAGCTACAATCTGAGGCTATCTCAGGACAGGGCTGATGCTATTGGAAAATACCTGATTGATAAAGGAACGGAAGCAAAGAGATTAACCATGAAGGGCTATGGTAAAGAAGTGCCTGTTGCTTCCAATGAAACCATGGAGGGGCGCCAAAAGAACAGAAGGGTTGAGTTTAGAATCACAAAATTATAA
- a CDS encoding alpha/beta hydrolase family protein: MKQVLLFLLFSLLASFQVAAQSKKPEDFGFRHLQTHYQQDTVDIIVLSKEGEDEKEKPLFLFIQGSLPKPLILLKENGKPYMVFPFDADILLDGYHLAIISKPYVPLIGKASELRRDMAYVDPKTGSFPEKYIKRDNLDYYANRNNAAIKYLKKQDWISDSEVVVAGHSEGAAIAARLAEVSRDVTHLIFSSTNPFGRMMTIISQIRQHDDSVGTSAEKQFQFWEELVNDPENNDAQGETSFKSIYSFSKPPLHSLRRLKIPVLVAYGTEDIAAPFFDYMRLESVSENRKNITFMPYVGREHNFFGIDRNGKVNYDDFGWDKVAQDWKAWLEKN; encoded by the coding sequence ATGAAGCAGGTTCTTCTATTCTTACTCTTTTCACTACTTGCGTCTTTTCAGGTTGCAGCTCAGTCAAAGAAACCAGAGGATTTCGGCTTTAGGCACTTGCAAACACACTATCAACAGGATACGGTAGACATTATAGTGCTGTCGAAGGAAGGTGAGGATGAAAAGGAAAAGCCGCTGTTTCTCTTCATTCAAGGTTCGCTGCCGAAACCGCTAATCCTGCTCAAAGAGAATGGGAAGCCTTACATGGTGTTCCCATTCGACGCTGACATACTTCTGGATGGTTATCATCTTGCCATTATCAGCAAGCCGTACGTGCCGCTAATCGGCAAGGCGAGCGAACTGCGGAGGGACATGGCTTATGTAGACCCTAAAACAGGAAGCTTTCCAGAGAAGTACATCAAGCGGGACAACTTGGACTACTACGCCAACAGAAACAATGCGGCTATCAAGTACCTGAAGAAGCAGGATTGGATAAGCGACAGTGAAGTAGTCGTTGCTGGTCACTCTGAAGGGGCTGCCATTGCTGCCAGGCTTGCAGAGGTGTCTAGGGACGTAACCCATCTCATTTTCTCCAGCACCAACCCTTTCGGCAGAATGATGACCATTATTTCTCAGATAAGGCAGCATGACGACTCCGTGGGTACGTCAGCAGAGAAGCAGTTCCAGTTTTGGGAGGAACTAGTCAACGATCCAGAGAACAACGATGCTCAGGGGGAGACTTCTTTCAAATCCATTTACAGCTTCTCTAAGCCACCGCTGCATTCGTTGCGTAGGCTGAAAATACCAGTCTTGGTTGCCTATGGCACTGAAGACATCGCGGCCCCTTTCTTCGATTACATGCGCCTAGAGTCGGTTAGTGAAAACAGGAAGAATATCACCTTCATGCCTTATGTAGGCAGGGAGCATAACTTCTTTGGCATTGACAGGAACGGCAAAGTGAATTATGATGATTTTGGGTGGGACAAGGTGGCACAGGACTGGAAAGCATGGCTTGAAAAGAATTAG
- a CDS encoding type I restriction endonuclease subunit R, protein MSTENNIEENLIKHLTELKYSYRSDIIDRKTLEQNFKVKFEALNRVHLSDNEFLRLREEIINPDVFAASKLLRERQYFQREDGTPLHYTLVNIKDWCKNDFEVISQLRINTENSHQRYDVILLINGLPVVQIELKKLDISPRKAMQQIVDYKTEPGNGYGNSLLCFMQLFIVSNKSNTYYFANNKLQHFAFNADEQFLPIYQLADENNKKITHLEVFAEKFLTKCTLAEMISKYMVLVESEQKMLVMRPYQIYAVKAIVDCIHQNRGNGYIWHTTGSGKTLTSFKASTLLKDNPDVEKCLFVVDRKDLDRQTREEFNKFQEGSVEENTNTETLVRRLLSTNYADKVIVTTIQKLGLALDGTNKRNYKERLEPLSKKRVVFIFDECHRSQFGDNHKAIKEFFPNAQLFGFTGTPIFDDNATYKIREGEDGTYKTTEDIFQKRLHAYTITHAIDDKNVLRFHIDYFKGNGAQNAKPGEPIAQQAVVEAILEKHNAATNSRKFNAVLATASINNAIEYYQLFKELQNKKQAENPDYVPLNIACVFSPPAEGNKDIQQIQEDLEQEKEDNKQNPEEKKAALKTIMADYNKQFGTNHSINEFDLYYQDVQRRIKDQKFSNKDYPHKNKIDITIVVDMLLTGFDSKYLNTLYVDKNLKYHGLIQAFSRTNRVLNDTKPYGNILDFRSQQDAVNQAIALFSGEDNGRAKEIWLVDPAPVVIEKYKAAVEALDGFMEEHHLVNEPHEVYNLKGNAARIAFVQNFKEVQRLKTQLDQYTDIDEAQQAQIDAILPKETFQEFKSSYLETAKQLKEIQQKQGDQAPPDLQQLDFEFVLFASAVIDYDYIMALVADNLGKKPAKQKMTKEQLINLLKSDANMMEQEEDLTEFISRLDWSKGISAEGLSTLFEAFKNDKHNKELSAIAQKYGLQTTDLKAFVDKIISRMIFDGEKLTDLLAPLDLSWKERRLKELSLMEDLVPQLKKIADGREISGLAAYE, encoded by the coding sequence ATGAGCACAGAAAATAATATAGAGGAGAATCTGATCAAACATCTGACGGAGCTAAAATACAGCTATCGTTCTGATATTATCGATAGAAAAACGCTTGAGCAGAACTTCAAAGTTAAATTTGAGGCGCTGAACCGTGTTCACTTATCTGATAATGAGTTTTTACGCTTACGAGAAGAGATCATCAATCCTGATGTTTTTGCGGCTTCTAAACTACTGCGTGAAAGACAATACTTCCAGCGTGAGGACGGTACCCCCCTGCATTATACCTTAGTTAACATCAAAGACTGGTGTAAGAACGACTTTGAAGTTATCAGCCAACTGCGCATCAATACAGAGAACAGCCACCAGCGGTATGATGTGATTTTGCTGATAAACGGATTGCCTGTGGTGCAAATCGAATTGAAGAAGCTGGACATTTCGCCACGGAAAGCAATGCAGCAAATCGTGGATTATAAGACGGAGCCAGGCAATGGCTATGGTAATTCGCTGCTTTGCTTCATGCAGTTGTTCATTGTGAGCAACAAGTCCAATACCTATTACTTCGCCAACAATAAGCTTCAGCATTTCGCTTTTAACGCGGACGAGCAGTTTCTGCCCATATACCAGTTGGCGGATGAAAACAACAAGAAAATAACCCACCTGGAGGTGTTCGCTGAGAAATTCCTGACCAAGTGTACGCTGGCGGAAATGATCAGCAAGTATATGGTGCTGGTGGAGAGCGAGCAGAAAATGCTCGTGATGCGCCCGTACCAGATTTATGCGGTGAAAGCCATTGTGGACTGCATTCACCAGAACAGAGGCAACGGTTATATATGGCACACTACTGGAAGCGGTAAAACCCTGACCTCTTTCAAGGCCTCTACTTTACTAAAGGATAACCCTGACGTTGAAAAATGTTTGTTTGTGGTGGATCGCAAGGACCTGGACCGCCAGACCCGCGAAGAGTTCAATAAATTTCAGGAGGGCAGTGTAGAAGAGAACACGAACACCGAAACGCTGGTAAGGCGTTTGCTTTCCACCAACTATGCCGACAAAGTAATCGTGACCACCATTCAGAAATTGGGCTTGGCGCTTGATGGCACGAATAAGCGCAATTACAAAGAACGTTTGGAGCCTTTGAGCAAAAAACGGGTTGTTTTCATCTTTGACGAGTGCCACCGCTCACAGTTTGGCGATAACCACAAAGCGATTAAAGAGTTTTTCCCGAATGCGCAACTGTTTGGTTTTACAGGTACGCCCATCTTCGATGATAACGCTACCTATAAAATAAGAGAGGGCGAAGACGGTACTTACAAAACCACGGAGGATATCTTTCAGAAGAGGTTGCACGCCTATACCATAACACACGCCATAGACGACAAAAACGTACTGCGTTTTCATATAGATTATTTTAAAGGCAATGGCGCACAGAATGCCAAGCCAGGTGAGCCGATTGCGCAGCAGGCGGTGGTAGAGGCTATTTTGGAGAAGCACAATGCCGCTACCAATTCCAGAAAGTTCAATGCGGTGCTGGCGACGGCTTCAATCAACAATGCCATTGAATATTATCAGCTGTTCAAAGAACTGCAAAACAAGAAGCAAGCGGAAAATCCTGATTATGTGCCGCTCAACATTGCCTGTGTGTTTTCGCCACCAGCCGAAGGCAACAAAGACATACAGCAGATACAGGAGGATTTAGAGCAAGAGAAAGAAGACAACAAGCAGAACCCCGAGGAAAAGAAAGCGGCGCTTAAAACCATCATGGCGGACTACAACAAACAGTTCGGCACCAACCACAGCATCAACGAGTTTGATTTGTATTACCAGGATGTGCAACGGCGCATCAAAGACCAGAAGTTCAGCAATAAAGACTACCCGCACAAAAACAAGATTGACATTACCATTGTGGTGGATATGCTGCTGACAGGTTTTGATTCTAAATATCTGAACACGTTGTATGTAGACAAAAACTTGAAATATCACGGCTTGATTCAAGCGTTTTCCAGAACCAACCGTGTGCTGAACGACACCAAGCCCTACGGTAATATCCTGGATTTCCGCTCGCAGCAAGATGCCGTGAACCAGGCGATTGCGCTGTTCTCGGGTGAGGACAACGGACGCGCCAAAGAGATTTGGTTGGTTGACCCAGCGCCTGTGGTGATTGAAAAATACAAGGCAGCCGTGGAAGCGCTGGACGGGTTTATGGAGGAGCATCACTTGGTGAACGAGCCACATGAAGTGTATAACCTGAAAGGCAATGCGGCACGCATCGCTTTTGTGCAAAACTTTAAGGAGGTGCAACGGCTCAAAACCCAGCTCGACCAGTACACCGACATAGACGAGGCGCAGCAAGCCCAGATTGATGCTATTTTGCCAAAGGAAACGTTTCAGGAGTTTAAAAGCTCGTACCTCGAAACCGCCAAGCAACTAAAGGAAATACAGCAGAAACAAGGCGACCAGGCACCGCCCGACCTGCAGCAGCTGGACTTTGAGTTTGTGCTGTTTGCCTCTGCCGTAATTGACTACGACTACATTATGGCGCTGGTGGCAGATAACCTGGGCAAAAAACCTGCGAAGCAAAAAATGACCAAAGAACAGTTGATTAACTTGCTGAAATCTGACGCCAACATGATGGAACAGGAGGAGGATTTGACAGAGTTTATCAGCAGACTGGATTGGAGCAAAGGGATAAGTGCCGAGGGCTTGAGCACCCTGTTCGAAGCGTTTAAGAATGATAAACATAACAAAGAACTATCTGCCATTGCCCAAAAATACGGCTTGCAAACCACAGACCTGAAAGCCTTTGTAGACAAGATAATAAGCCGAATGATTTTTGACGGCGAAAAACTTACCGACCTTTTAGCTCCTTTGGACTTGAGTTGGAAAGAACGCCGCCTAAAAGAACTATCATTGATGGAAGACTTAGTGCCACAATTAAAGAAAATAGCCGATGGGCGTGAGATATCAGGATTAGCTGCTTATGAGTAA
- a CDS encoding restriction endonuclease subunit S, which produces MIPELRFPEFLNEGEWSYKNGDKLFESISNKNHNSDLPILAITQEQGAIPREMIEYHVSVSDKSVESYKVVEVGDYIISLRSFQGGIEYSNYLGLCSPAYIILRKKVDLVNNFYRHYFKSLPFIKDLNRNLEGIRDGKMVSYKQFSEILIPKPKESEQRKIASCLSSLDEVIAAHSQKLESLKDHKRGLMQILFPQEGEVMPKYRFPEFKKDEEWVEMPLRDVFSIFQGYAFSSNDNVPNGTRWLKIADVGIQQMKNDSPSFLPQSYKEQYEKFLLKKGDYVLALTRPILNMELKIAPVDDTFHNALLNQRVGKIVTTYDSSFVYYQLQTTAIIGNINKNIAGNEPPNLSFQQIENIIIPFPSNHQEQQKIAETLSTLDALIAAQADKIEHLKLHKKGLMQGLFPKIND; this is translated from the coding sequence ATGATACCCGAATTACGTTTTCCTGAGTTTTTAAATGAGGGGGAATGGAGTTATAAGAATGGAGATAAACTTTTCGAATCTATTTCTAATAAAAATCATAACTCAGATTTGCCAATTCTTGCAATTACTCAAGAGCAAGGAGCAATTCCAAGAGAAATGATTGAATACCATGTTTCAGTTTCAGACAAAAGTGTCGAGAGTTATAAAGTAGTAGAGGTAGGTGATTATATTATTAGCCTTAGGTCATTCCAAGGAGGAATAGAGTATTCAAATTATCTCGGATTGTGTAGTCCTGCTTACATTATTCTGAGAAAGAAAGTAGATTTAGTAAATAACTTTTATCGACACTACTTTAAATCATTACCATTCATTAAAGACTTAAATAGAAATCTAGAAGGAATTAGAGATGGGAAAATGGTTAGCTACAAGCAATTTTCCGAAATCTTAATTCCAAAGCCTAAGGAGTCTGAACAACGTAAAATCGCATCCTGCCTTTCTTCTTTAGATGAAGTGATTGCAGCGCACAGCCAAAAGTTAGAATCCTTAAAAGACCATAAAAGAGGCTTGATGCAAATCCTTTTCCCTCAGGAAGGAGAGGTTATGCCAAAATATCGTTTCCCTGAGTTTAAGAAGGATGAGGAGTGGGTAGAAATGCCTCTGAGAGATGTATTTTCAATATTTCAGGGGTATGCATTTTCTAGTAATGATAATGTACCTAATGGAACTAGATGGTTGAAAATTGCAGATGTTGGGATTCAGCAAATGAAAAATGATTCACCATCCTTTCTACCTCAAAGTTACAAAGAACAGTATGAGAAGTTCTTATTGAAAAAAGGGGATTATGTTTTAGCCTTAACACGTCCCATCTTAAACATGGAACTTAAAATTGCTCCAGTTGATGATACCTTTCACAATGCATTATTAAATCAACGAGTTGGTAAAATAGTAACAACCTATGATAGCAGTTTTGTATACTATCAACTACAAACGACTGCTATTATCGGTAATATAAATAAAAATATAGCTGGGAATGAGCCACCTAATTTATCATTCCAACAAATTGAAAATATCATAATACCATTTCCCTCAAATCATCAAGAACAACAAAAAATCGCTGAAACACTCTCTACTTTAGATGCTTTAATCGCGGCGCAGGCTGATAAGATAGAGCACTTGAAATTGCATAAAAAAGGATTGATGCAGGGATTGTTCCCGAAAATTAATGATTAG
- a CDS encoding AAA family ATPase, producing the protein MSSVTEIARTLKDTKENIILIYAFNATGKTRLSVEYKNLTKNPDDNLHAGVYYNAFSEDLFVWDNDTENGEQNIKLDIRFSSLNRLHGSMTEEDIDKKLLPYKRKYDFFLNLNSDPEKGFDSIVFYKKNDTSTPIKISRGEERIFVWCFFLTLFEVEGWADNHTEHFFIDDPVSSLDDHNIYVTAYTVYDLLLREFENRKIIITSHHFGFLTILSDMLGKGSNADKFRNRDKSKKYKEFILEGNNDELSLIKTKDGVFLYHLRLLQILDQAKNTEVFTFHFALLRQVLENIASFLGVGQFSYVLEQIGISDKERIAFIVNALSHLNVYYQQIDKPVPDNLEVFNQVLDGIMKKYEFIIPTA; encoded by the coding sequence ATGAGTAGTGTAACTGAAATAGCGCGAACATTAAAAGATACAAAAGAAAACATAATTCTTATTTATGCCTTCAACGCTACTGGTAAAACTCGACTTTCTGTTGAGTATAAAAACTTAACTAAAAACCCGGACGATAATCTACATGCAGGGGTATATTACAACGCTTTTAGTGAGGACCTATTTGTCTGGGATAACGATACGGAGAATGGTGAGCAGAATATAAAGCTTGATATAAGGTTTAGCAGTCTTAATCGTTTACATGGCTCAATGACGGAGGAGGATATAGACAAAAAGCTATTGCCTTATAAACGTAAGTATGACTTTTTCCTTAATCTTAATAGCGACCCTGAAAAAGGCTTTGACTCTATTGTATTCTATAAGAAAAATGATACTAGTACGCCTATAAAGATATCTAGGGGAGAAGAAAGGATCTTTGTATGGTGTTTCTTTTTAACATTATTTGAAGTCGAAGGTTGGGCTGACAATCATACCGAGCATTTCTTTATTGATGACCCAGTCTCAAGTTTGGATGATCACAATATTTATGTCACCGCCTATACTGTATATGACTTACTATTAAGAGAATTCGAAAACAGGAAAATTATCATTACCTCGCACCATTTTGGTTTCTTAACTATCTTGTCTGATATGTTAGGTAAAGGCTCTAATGCTGATAAATTTCGAAATAGAGACAAATCAAAGAAATACAAAGAGTTTATACTTGAAGGTAATAATGATGAGTTATCATTGATAAAAACAAAGGACGGTGTTTTTCTATACCATTTGAGATTACTGCAAATACTTGATCAAGCTAAGAATACAGAAGTATTTACCTTTCATTTTGCATTGTTAAGACAGGTGTTAGAAAATATAGCATCTTTTTTAGGTGTTGGTCAATTTAGCTATGTTCTGGAGCAAATTGGAATTAGCGATAAGGAAAGAATTGCTTTTATTGTTAATGCACTCTCGCACTTAAATGTTTATTACCAGCAAATTGATAAGCCTGTACCTGATAATTTAGAAGTTTTTAATCAGGTGTTAGATGGCATTATGAAAAAGTATGAGTTTATTATTCCTACCGCTTAA
- a CDS encoding type I restriction-modification system subunit M gives MTLKDQQQLGKTLWDIADNLRGAMNADDFRDYMLSFLFLRYLSHNYEEAAKKELGSDYPSLLEIDKRTPLSVWYAANEADVAEFEKQMRRKVHYVIKPEHLWSNISEMARTQNGELLVTLEAGFRYIENESFESAFQGLFSEINLNSEKLGKTAADRNKKLCTIIQKIAEGIADFSTDADTLGDAYEYLIGQFAAGSGKKAGEFYTPQQISTILSEIVTLDSQDPKTGKKNKLDKVLDFACGSGSLLLNVRKRIRESGGSIGKIYGQEKNITTYNLARMNMLLHGMKDTEFEIFHGDTLENQWDLLNEMNPSKKIEFDAIVANPPFSLRWEPNDTLAEDFRFKGHGLAPKSAADFSFLLHGFHFLGKEGTMAIILPHGVLFRGGAEERIRTKLLKDNHIDTVIGLPSNLFYSTGIPVCILVLKKCKKEDDVLFINASEHYEKGKRQNTLRVGENGNPNDIKKIVETYQFRKEEERYSRKVSIEEIEKNSYNLNISRYVSTSIDEEKIDLQKVNTELVEIEKRIISSIEKHNQFLKELGLPSI, from the coding sequence ATGACACTCAAAGATCAACAACAACTGGGCAAAACCCTTTGGGATATAGCAGATAACTTACGTGGAGCAATGAATGCGGATGACTTCCGCGATTACATGCTCTCGTTCCTTTTTCTCCGTTATTTATCGCACAACTACGAAGAGGCAGCCAAGAAAGAATTGGGTTCAGACTATCCCAGTCTGCTCGAAATAGACAAGCGCACCCCATTGTCTGTTTGGTATGCCGCCAACGAAGCCGACGTAGCCGAGTTTGAAAAGCAGATGCGCCGCAAAGTGCATTATGTGATTAAGCCAGAACACTTGTGGAGCAACATCAGTGAGATGGCAAGAACCCAAAACGGTGAGTTGCTGGTCACGCTAGAAGCAGGTTTCCGCTACATCGAAAACGAGTCGTTTGAAAGTGCTTTCCAAGGCTTGTTCTCTGAAATCAACCTGAACTCTGAAAAGCTCGGTAAAACCGCCGCTGACAGAAACAAAAAGCTCTGCACCATCATTCAAAAAATCGCCGAAGGTATAGCAGACTTCTCTACAGACGCCGACACACTGGGCGATGCCTATGAGTATCTGATTGGTCAGTTTGCTGCAGGTTCAGGCAAAAAAGCGGGGGAATTTTATACCCCACAGCAAATCTCCACCATACTTTCCGAGATTGTAACCCTGGATAGTCAGGACCCAAAAACGGGTAAGAAAAACAAGCTGGATAAAGTATTGGATTTTGCATGTGGTTCGGGCTCCTTGTTGCTTAATGTAAGGAAACGGATAAGGGAAAGTGGCGGTAGTATTGGTAAAATCTACGGGCAGGAAAAGAACATCACTACCTACAACCTTGCCCGCATGAACATGCTGTTGCACGGCATGAAAGACACCGAGTTTGAGATATTTCACGGAGATACGTTAGAGAACCAATGGGATTTGCTCAACGAAATGAATCCTTCCAAAAAGATAGAATTTGATGCCATTGTAGCCAATCCGCCTTTTAGTTTGCGCTGGGAGCCTAACGACACCCTGGCAGAAGATTTCCGCTTTAAGGGGCATGGTTTAGCACCCAAATCTGCCGCCGATTTTTCTTTCCTGTTGCACGGTTTTCACTTCCTGGGCAAAGAAGGCACCATGGCCATCATCCTGCCCCACGGCGTTTTGTTCCGGGGGGGCGCAGAAGAGAGAATCCGCACCAAGCTCTTAAAAGATAACCATATTGATACGGTAATCGGTTTGCCGTCCAATCTGTTCTATTCTACTGGGATTCCTGTGTGTATTCTGGTTTTGAAGAAATGCAAAAAGGAAGATGATGTGTTGTTCATCAATGCCAGTGAGCATTATGAAAAAGGCAAGCGTCAGAATACGCTTCGGGTGGGCGAAAACGGCAATCCAAACGACATCAAGAAAATCGTAGAGACCTACCAGTTCCGAAAAGAAGAAGAGCGTTACTCTCGTAAGGTTTCGATTGAGGAAATTGAAAAGAACAGTTACAATTTGAACATTTCGAGAT